A window of Halobacillus naozhouensis genomic DNA:
GCCGTCTTTTTCACCTGGGTGGTTACTAAACTGGCGTCACGCTTCCCAAAGAAATCTTTTTTCGATTATTGTTCGTTACTGATTTCAAAGCCACTTGCTTTTATACTAACAGCCTATATGGCCATGTACTTTATGCTCTTTGCCTCTTACGAAATACGCTTTGTCGCCACTTTATCTCAACAATATTTATTCGCTTCGACCCCTAAAGAAGTGTTAGCTTTTGTCTTTCTCCTTGTGGTGACCTATGCGGTTGCAGGGTCAAGGGTTGCTTTATTCCGGCTGCATCAATTATTTTTACCTATCATTATTGGCATTTTATTTATTGTTCTATTGATGGCGGTTCCATTAATTGATATGAACCATTTTTTCCCTCTCTTTAAGACCTCTGGCACAGGATATTTGAAGGGGACAAAATCCACTCTGCTATCGTTCATGGGGTGGGGGGCTTTATTATTTTATACAAGCTTAATGAATAAGCCTAAAAAGGCGACTAAAGCAGGAATGATTGGGATGTGCGTGCCCATCATTCTCTATATTCTCCTTTATGTTGCTGCTATTGGAGTTCTTTCAAATGTTGTGGCGGCTAACCTCACATACCCTACGAATGAATTAGCAAAAGTGATTGAGGTTCCAGGTGGTTTTTTTGAACGTATGGAAATTGTATTTTTCACTATATGGGTGATGGCTCTTTTTACATCCTCTATTGTATTTTTTGATGTGTCGGTGGTGGCCCTGAATTCTCTTTTTAAGAAGGTGAAAAAAATCACCCTCATTCTTGTTTTAGCACCCGTGATTTTCCTGGTTGGTATGATGCCTCAAGATCGCCTTCACCTTTCTAAATTTAGTGAGATTCTTGGTTATGGAGGAATTACTGTATCTATAGTTATTCCAACTATATTATTAATCGTAGCTAAAATGAGGGGAGTTAAAGGGCATGAGTAAAAAAGGAATTTCTTTATTTTTTTCTTTTTTATCGATCGTAATCTTGACGGGATGTTGGGATCAAGTACAAATTGAACAGCGCGGTTTCGTTTTGGGAGCGGCTATTGACCTTTCGGAATCTGAGAAGGTGACTCAATCAGCAGAAGCCCCATCTTTTGCCTTAACCTATCAAATAGTCTCACCAGGAGGTATGGGAGGAGCAGGAGGAAAAAAACAGGGTCAGGGCGGGCAGCAAAAACCCTATTTTAATGTCACCGGTCATGGTAGTAATATTTTTGATATTACGAGAGAAATGGCAACCAAAACGAGTCGGACACCATACCTTGGACATAATCAAATCATTGTTATCTCGAGTGAAGCTGCCAAAATACCTCACGCATTTGCTAATGTTCTTGATCTTTTTATGCGTGACCATGAAATGCGGAGAACTGTAAAGGTTTTTATCGCAAAAGATAGGGCAAAGAGTGTATTTGAATTCAAACCCCAAACCGAAAAATTGCCAGTCGTCCATATAAATTCCCTTACAGAAAATTCCCGTAAAAATATTGCCCTCACTCCGCCGTTACAAATTGGAGAGATTCACGAATATTTGCTGACGGGAAGAAGTGTAGCCATCCCTGGTATAGCTATTACTGAGCAAGGCAGACCTAAGATTAATTGGACGGCTGTGTATCACGGTCCCTCTCACAAAATGATAGGTGTTCTTAATAATGAAGAAACGCAAGGATTAAATTTAATTATGGGTAAGGTGGATGGTGGGGCGGTAACCGTAAATATTGAGGACCACTCCGTTGTTTATGAGATTAGACGTGCGAAGGCGAATATCAGAACAGAAATAAAGGGAAAAGATGATATTCATTTTACTGTAACCATTGAAACAGAAGGAAGGATAGCAGAGTCATTTGGGAATATCGATTATAGTGACCCAGCTAACGTTTCTAAGGTGGAAAAAAAGGTAGAAAAAGAGCTTAAACGGCTAGCTAACGTTTCCCTGGAAAAATTGCACGAGGATTTACAAGTTGATGTATTTGATTTTGGGAGGAAAGTTAAGGCAAGTGATTATGCTCTATGGACATCCATAAAGCAGAACTGGGACTCAGGGGAAAATTATTTTGCCAAAAGTAACATAACCGTTAAAACTAAAGCTGTGGTTAGGAGCGAAGGTTCCGTCATTAAAACAGAGAAATAATCGAGATGAGGGTGTATCCGATGTGGGAATATATTATAGGCCGTTTTCCAACAACCATGATTATTAGTTGTACAGCTCTCGCTTTTGGGGTTCCCGTGACTATATATAAAATCAATCAATTATTACACCATCATGGCGATCCTCCGTGGAAGAAAAAGAGTGGAAAAAAAGACCGTTAAGAGACAGCTCGTTTCGTGCAGAAGGGTGATCGATGCCATATGTAAAGAGGGTTTCTACCCTCTTGTAAATCCCTAATGATTTTTAGGTGTTTGGCGAATTTGGGGCATCCTCATAAGGTTGCTCTGTGTCTTTACCTTTTTCGTCATGTGTTGGATGCGCTCCTGGAACTTGCCTTGGGAGATTCTGGTGTAAGTTACGGTTTTCGTAGGTGAAGGCGCTATAGAATTGTTGATCACCTTCCCAAGGTGTTTCTTTGTTTTCCACGGGATCCATCTGTCCATCTGGAGAGCCATAAGGCCCCTCTACAAACTCTTCGGAAGTTAAGAAATTCCTCTGAGTCTCCACATTTGAAAAGTCGGTATATTGCCTTTCTTTTTTACGTGCCATTGAACCACCTCTATCATTGGATTTAGTTATAGTGTAGCCATCTAAGAAAATTATATAAGGGGAACAAAAGTATGGTTATGCAGGCGTGAAGTCTGAAAACAAGTCCCAGGGCGGTTACATCAAACAGGCTTTTTGAATAAAATATGAACAAAGTATGGAGCCATTATTATGCTTTAATAAATTACACGATAGGGGATTCGTTATGGAGAACGAAATCATGCAGCAGGTTCTTCTTTTCATTACAATGATTAGTCCATTTGTGTTTGGGGTGATCGAGGTCGTGAAAAAAGCGTTTCGAATCCCTAAAAACTACATCCCGCTGTTAAGTGTGGGGATTGGTTTATTCGCAGGGATTGCGGCTTTTCCGTTCACAGATATGAGCCTTATGCTCAGAATTTGGGCGGGTGTCGGAGCTGGATTATCCGGAACCGGGCTGTTTGAAATGGTCAAGAAACGTGGAGGTTTTTCAAAACAAAATAGTCATGAGAAAGAATAATCACACATTCGGGTAGCGTGTGATTTTTTTTGCGAAATTCACGAGAAGGGGAAGACGGGCGCGATGGGCAATCATCCTCGAGATAATGAGGCCAACGAATTGTACTTTTAAGATAAATAAGAAAAAAACTCAGACGATAAATAGTTCATAATTCTTTTCATAGCTTGAATGTAAACGCTTAACTTAAAAATAGAATAATCGAATAGTTCAGAAAACTTTCAAAAAACCTGTTGACCTTCTGTGAAAATGGAGTTAAAGTAGTCCTCAATCAACTTCATCGCTTTCCGAAGATTGCGCCTAGTTGATTCATGTGGAAGACCGACCCCGGACCCTGACAAATGTAGGAATGATCATACACAGGGTCCCCCATATTATTTAGGGCCTTTGCCCAGTTTAAACATTAAATCACTAAAAGAAAGGAGTGCTTTGAATGAGCAGCCAGTGGATTTATTTAAGTGGCGAATACGTCGACAAAAGTGAAGCCGTTGTCTCGGTTTATGACCATGGTTTTCTCTATGGAGATGGGGTGTTCGAAGGTATTCGCGTCTATGACGGCAACATTTTCAAACTGGAAGAGCATCTCAATCGTCTCTACGATTCAGCAAAGTCCATCATGCTTCACATTCCATATGAGAAGGAGGAACTGGAGCAGATTATTGCTGAAACCGTCCGCAAGAATCAACTGGAAACGGCGTACATTCGTGTGGTTGTCTCTAGAGGAGCTGGCAATCTCGGGCTGGACCCGACAAGTTGTGCTGAGCCACGAGTGGTTGTCATTGCCGAAGCACTTGCTTTATTTCCTAAAGAATTATATGAACGCGGTGTTCGGCTGGCCTCGGCATCGAGCCGCAGAAACAGACCGGACATTTTACCGCCACAAGTGAAATCATTAAATTATTTAAATAATATTCTGGTAAAAATGGAAGCCAATCAAGCAGGTGTGGATGA
This region includes:
- a CDS encoding GerAB/ArcD/ProY family transporter, producing the protein MKSFEYADEEIGQNEIGYVIPSVVIGAGILSLPRVLSEDTVNADGWLAILVGGIIAVFFTWVVTKLASRFPKKSFFDYCSLLISKPLAFILTAYMAMYFMLFASYEIRFVATLSQQYLFASTPKEVLAFVFLLVVTYAVAGSRVALFRLHQLFLPIIIGILFIVLLMAVPLIDMNHFFPLFKTSGTGYLKGTKSTLLSFMGWGALLFYTSLMNKPKKATKAGMIGMCVPIILYILLYVAAIGVLSNVVAANLTYPTNELAKVIEVPGGFFERMEIVFFTIWVMALFTSSIVFFDVSVVALNSLFKKVKKITLILVLAPVIFLVGMMPQDRLHLSKFSEILGYGGITVSIVIPTILLIVAKMRGVKGHE
- a CDS encoding Ger(x)C family spore germination protein is translated as MSKKGISLFFSFLSIVILTGCWDQVQIEQRGFVLGAAIDLSESEKVTQSAEAPSFALTYQIVSPGGMGGAGGKKQGQGGQQKPYFNVTGHGSNIFDITREMATKTSRTPYLGHNQIIVISSEAAKIPHAFANVLDLFMRDHEMRRTVKVFIAKDRAKSVFEFKPQTEKLPVVHINSLTENSRKNIALTPPLQIGEIHEYLLTGRSVAIPGIAITEQGRPKINWTAVYHGPSHKMIGVLNNEETQGLNLIMGKVDGGAVTVNIEDHSVVYEIRRAKANIRTEIKGKDDIHFTVTIETEGRIAESFGNIDYSDPANVSKVEKKVEKELKRLANVSLEKLHEDLQVDVFDFGRKVKASDYALWTSIKQNWDSGENYFAKSNITVKTKAVVRSEGSVIKTEK
- a CDS encoding holin, with the translated sequence MENEIMQQVLLFITMISPFVFGVIEVVKKAFRIPKNYIPLLSVGIGLFAGIAAFPFTDMSLMLRIWAGVGAGLSGTGLFEMVKKRGGFSKQNSHEKE
- the ilvE gene encoding branched-chain-amino-acid transaminase; the protein is MSSQWIYLSGEYVDKSEAVVSVYDHGFLYGDGVFEGIRVYDGNIFKLEEHLNRLYDSAKSIMLHIPYEKEELEQIIAETVRKNQLETAYIRVVVSRGAGNLGLDPTSCAEPRVVVIAEALALFPKELYERGVRLASASSRRNRPDILPPQVKSLNYLNNILVKMEANQAGVDEALMMNDQGYVTEGSADNIFIVKNGTIYTPPVYLGALEGITRNAIIDLAEEKGYEMKQEPFTRHDVYVADEVFLTGTAAEVIAVVEVDQRKVGDGKPGVVTSHLLSEFRKITTTDGVQVYPPKDKVQVS